One window from the genome of Solea solea chromosome 13, fSolSol10.1, whole genome shotgun sequence encodes:
- the pbxip1b gene encoding pre-B-cell leukemia homeobox interacting protein 1b isoform X3, with translation MSGGNSASNNWTIVTPEETVAETLRPLAEGTEHHEEASAADSGANQPGGSKASAVASPVEEHMVLEDKAELIGHTSTEQHTSTPPALSDSCSFVPGSDASNHPGDLPGSLAQTSPDPDSFSDSYTHISPSPDDTPASLLCTETLGGEQSTHEEERLVQGEILHPLQGEELQQEEDQSDLSPSMTKLERQADSPPVDSEVCEERTTRTEEQGDPEVRRRRSILAALERIGRTEEEEDREEEDREEEFQVPQRGDDSGFTVNKCILGVVILLGLGTIFFSESDYGTRELKDSEVPGKQEWLNPEVPPPPADADSTELLNKLAEGNQQISVLQAQLQTQKEEIKVATEQAAEGAVERLLREEIEKENSRLKTEMASLPLLQKENERLKQELESVPALQKELETLRSTVTELKRSSAAAPLKPTISPPSGQPEDSGQDTTAREARKPWKEQKEKKTDWKKEKYDTGEKKEWKEKEKSHWKEEEKKERKDGGKMGKHEQGKSDKVKDYEGKQKRHSEDIKQLKKNEEKKEKLSRGDEGKTWKAREGKKERVENSEQKDWKEVKGKYEKKGKYEKVSEGKHENDWKKEKDYGERHKVREEWKGEKEWKKVNNGFKGSGKEKWEKKDWKEKGEEKHSEWRGKSGKDGGKEGKQKGENKRWEESENHSKSHGKERKGKDEKRQLDENERKNKNGKDVKEGKMKDERVKKEETWKKGQKKKEHSGDGKKDAFSSEKHKDEHTMSDNHPHDHHDESVWADHKDRHSHRRPSLEQPEYWVQQRERLQHSPNTPQHCDTLETCAQTEGLLPVHFSEFDTILQNYLTMAEEAGVDASQREELQKLAAEFFKDGVFLHNQMSFEDFVEDVADVLEDMVEGVENGEEVETTIEDEFEKEVMKKFSVPAAAKKEEKILGEQKKESRRGHG, from the exons ATGTCTGGCGGAAACAGTgccagcaacaactggaccatTGTCACTCCTGAG GAGACTGTTGCTGAAACCCTGAGGCCTTTGGCAGAGGGAACAGAGCACCATGAAGAAGCATCTGCAGCAG ACTCTGGAGCAAACCAGCCTGGAGGGAGTAAAGCATCTGCAGTGGCGTCTCCTGTGGAGGAACACATG GTTTTGGAAGACAAAGCAGAACTAATTGGACACACAAGCACGGAGCAACACACCTCCACACCACCTGCCCTCAGTGATTCTTGCAGCTTTGTTCCAGGCAGTGATGCATCCAACCACCCAGGGGATCTACCTGGGAGCCTGGCACAGACCAGCCCTGACCCTGATTCATTCTCTGACTCCTACACCCACATAAGCCCCTCCCCTGATGACACCCCCGCCTCACTGCTGTGCACAGAGACTCTGGGAGGGGAGCAGTCTACACATGAAGAAGAGAGGCTTGTACAGGGAGAAATTCTGCATCCACTCCAAGGAGAAGAGCTACAACAGGAAGAGGATCAGTCAGACCTTTCGCCAAGTATGACCAAGTTAGAGAGACAAGCAG ACTCTCCCCCTGTGGACTCTGAGGTGTGTGAGGAGAGGACTACAAGGACAGAAGAACAGGGAGACccggaggtgaggaggaggaggtctaTCTTGGCAGCTCTGGAGCGGATcgggaggacagaggaggaagaggacagggaggaagaagacagagaggaggagtttCAGGTGCCACAGCGAGGGGACGACAGCGGGTTCACCGTGAACAAGTGCATCCTCGGTGTTGTCATTCTGTTAGGCCTTGGTACCATCTTTTTCTCCG AGAGTGACTATGGTACAAGGGAGCTGAAAGATTCAGAGGTTCCAGGAAAACAG GAGTGGCTTAATCCAGAGGTTCCTCCACCACCGGCAGACGCTGACAGTACGGAGCTCCTAAATAAGTTAGCGGAGGGAAACCAGCAGATTTCTGTGCTACAAGCACAACTTCAG acacagaaagaagaGATTAAAGTAGCCACAGAACAGGCAGCAGAGGGAGCAGTGGAGCGGCTGCTAAGGGAGGAGATTGAGAAGGAAAACAGTAGGTTGAAGACAGAGATGGcatctctccctcttcttcagaaAGAGAATGAGAGGCTGAAGCAAGAGCTGGAGTCTGTCCCGGCCCTACAGAAAGAACTAGAAACACTGAGATCGACTGTCACTGAATTAAAACGCTCCTCAG cagcagcaccttTGAAGCCCACTATATCGCCCCCCAGTGGCCAGCCAGAGGACAGCGGGCAGGACACAACAGCGAGAGAGGCCAGGAAACCATGGAAAgagcagaaagagaagaagactgatTGGAAGAAGGAGAAATATGACACTGGTGAAAAGAAGGAgtggaaagagaaagaaaagtctcactggaaggaagaagaaaaaaaagaacgcAAAGATGGTGGGAAAATGGGAAAACATGAGCAAGGGAAGTCTGATAAGGTGAAAGATTACGAAGGTAAGCAGAAGAGGCACAGTGAAGATATAAAGCAACTGAAAAAGaatgaggagaagaaagaaaaactgagcAGAGGTGATGAAGGAAAGACATGGAAGGCTAGGGAAGGGAAGAAGGAAAGGGTAGAAAATAGTGAGCAAAAAGATTGGAAGGAAGTAAAAGGCAAATAtgagaaaaagggaaaatatgaGAAAGTGAGTGAGGGTAAACACGAGAACGAttggaagaaggaaaaagacTATGGAGAGAGGCACAAGGTTAGGGAAGAATGGAAGGGAGAGAAGGAGTGGAAGAAGGTAAACAATGGCTTTAAGGGAAGTGGCAAAGAGAAATGGGAGAAGAAGGATTGGaaagagaaaggagaggagaaacaTAGTGAGTGGAGGGGTAAAAGTGGCAAAGATGGAGGTAAAGAAGGGAAACAAAAGGGTGAAAACAAACGGTGGGAAGAGAGTGAAAATCACAGCAAGAGTCATGGTAAAGAAAGGAAAGGTAAGGATGAAAAGAGGCAGTTGGATGAGAATGAGAGGAAGAATAAAAATGGTAAGGATGTAAAGGAAGGGAAGATGAAGGATGAGAGGGTGAAAAAAGAGGAGACCTGGAAGAaaggacagaagaagaaggagcacaGTGGGGACGGGAAAAAGGATGCATTTAGCTCTGAAAAACATAAAGATGAGCACACAATGTCTGATAATCACCCACATGACCACCATGACGAGTCTGTGTGGGCAGACCACAAGGATCGTCATTCACACCGCCGACCATCGCTTGAACAGCCCGAGTACTGGGTCCAGCAGAGAGAGCGACTCCAGCACAGCCCCAACACGCCGCAGCACTGTGACACACTGGAGACCTGCGCTCAGACAGAGGGGCTGCTTCCTGTGCACTTCTCTGAGTTTGACACCATCCTCCAAAATTACCTAACCATGGCGGAGGAGGCGGGCGTGGATGCCTCTCAAAGAGAGGAGCTGCAAAAGCTGGCTGCTGAGTTCTTCAAGGATGGAGTCTTTCTTCACAATCAGATGAGCTTTGAAGATTTTGTGGAGGACGTGGCCGACGTTCTTGAAGACATGGTGGAAGGGGTTGAGAACGGGGAAGAGGTGGAAACCACCATAGAGGATGAGTTTGAAAAAGAAGTCATGAAAAAGTTTTCAGTGCCTGCAGCTGcgaagaaagaggagaaaatccTGGGGGAGCAGAAGAAAGAGAGCAGGCGAGGACATGGCTga